The genomic DNA CTGTTCTGGGCGATATTCCGGTTGTTGTAGTTGGTGATGCCCAGGTCCAGCAAAATGTTGAAAAGAAAGGAGAAATTGAAAAGCGCGAAATACTCGCCGTAGATCTCATGACCTACCGCATTTTGTACAGCCCGGTCAATCCCGAGTACCCAAAAGGGTTTGATCAGAAGATTCAGAAAAAGTAAAAGGAGAAGATTGGAAAAAAATTTCTTTTGCATGGCGGCAACTGATCATCTCCCCGGAAACAGTGAGCTATTCGGTTTTTCTCCTGAAGCTCATCCTGGTCAGGTTTTTTCGCACACCGAATACCTTATCAAATATCCGGGTCACAGGCAACAACAACGATTGCAATGCAAACGACAAGCGTGATATCGGCTGACCTTCCTTCCGGCTGTTGGCATTGAACAACTTATTGATGATGCCGCACACCACGTAGCTGACATTGATGTTGATATACTCCACATCCTTCAGTTCGAAACCGGCGGCTTCACAAATGCGTTGATACTCATTCACCGGACGGGCCATACACAACTCCGTGCCTGTTTTGCGCTTGTTGGTCTCCTCAAATATATGAACTTCATTCCCGCTTACCCTGCACAGATCGGTCAGAATACTTTCCATCATGGCATCTTCCGTATTGTGCTGCAACACAGTGGATGCAAAGGCCACCTCCACGGAACCATCTTCAAGAGGGAGGCGCTTTCCATCGATGTGCATGAATTCGATCTTATCCGCGATGCCATTGAGATTGGCCTTTGCCAGCTGAATCATCTCTTCCGACACGTCACACGCCAGCAACCGCTTTGGTGATTGTGCCTGAACGATCCTGAGGTTGGCACCCGGACCCGGACCCAGTTCCAGAACTGTTTTTCCGGAAAATTGAATGGCGCCCAGCATGGATTCGAACCTCTGCCGCTTGTAACGGTAATACGGACTGTCATCTCCTGCAATTACCTTGCTACCTGACCGGTCCCGGATTTCCCGGGCCACTTCATTCCAATACGGTTGAGGTTGATAATTCATGCGCTACAGCCTGATAAAAAGCATGCAAACATACAAAGCTCAGGGCATAAATCCCATTTTTCATGACCACTTATCTCCTGAGGCGTAAAGCGGATCACCCATCAAAATTTCTACCTTTAACCACCAAACTGCCTGACTTGAACATTGCGGTCAATACTAGAATTCTTCTCCCCAATAAACTTGAAGGGGTCGGATGGTTTACGCGGGAGACCTTGCAACGCATCACCACGCAACACGCAGAACACACCTTCTATTTTTTCTTTGATCGGAAACCACATGAAGAATTTATTTTTGCCGATAACGTGAAGCCTGTGGTTCTATCGCCACAAGCCAGACATCCGATCCTGTTCTACATCTGGTTTCAATGGGCTGTCACATATGGGTTAGGACGTGTAAAGGCAGACCTCTTCCTCTCCCCCGATGGCTTCCTTTCGCTCAGGACCAACGTGCGTTCCGTCAGCGTGATCCACGATCTGAACTTTGAGCACAGGCCCCAGGACGTCCCCTTTCTTATGCGTAAATATTACCACCGGTTTTTTCCGGCATTTGCAAAGAAAGCAACCCGCATAGCCACGGTTTCCGAATTTTCCAAGAAAGACATACAGCAGTGTTACGGCATTCCAGAAAACCTCATTGATGTGGTTTACAATGGGGCCAACGAAATTTACAGGCCGATTAACGATGAACAGATCATAGAGACGCGAAAAAAGTATACGGGAGGCAAGCCTTATTTTCTCTTCATCGGAGCGCTCCTGCCAAGAAAAAATCTGGACCGGCTGTTGTTGGCCTTTGACGCCTTTTGCAAGGAGGTAGATTCGGAAGTTCAGTTGGTGATCGTGGGGCAAAAGAAATGGTGGTCCGACGAAATGGAGGTCGCATACCAATCCATGCAATACCGGCAGGACGTTCATTTTTTAGGGAGAAAGGACCCTGATGAACTGAAACTCCTCTTAGGTGCTTCCCTGGCCATTACTTACGTACCCTTGTTCGAAGGCTTTGGTATACCCATTCTGGAGGGGATGCAATGCGGCGTACCGGTGATATGTTCCTCGACCTCATCCATGCCGGAGGTAGCAGGCGATGCAGCGTTGATCGTCGATCCTTATTCGGTGGATGAAATTACCGCTGCCATGAAACGCCTGGCCAACGATCCGGCTTTGCAAAAAGACCTGGCCGCCAAAGGCAGGGAGCGATCAAAAATGTTTTCCTGGCAACAGACCAGTGAGAAATTATGGACATGCATGGAAAAGGCCATGACACCATGAGTAAGCTGC from Flavobacteriales bacterium includes the following:
- a CDS encoding class I SAM-dependent methyltransferase, producing the protein MNYQPQPYWNEVAREIRDRSGSKVIAGDDSPYYRYKRQRFESMLGAIQFSGKTVLELGPGPGANLRIVQAQSPKRLLACDVSEEMIQLAKANLNGIADKIEFMHIDGKRLPLEDGSVEVAFASTVLQHNTEDAMMESILTDLCRVSGNEVHIFEETNKRKTGTELCMARPVNEYQRICEAAGFELKDVEYININVSYVVCGIINKLFNANSRKEGQPISRLSFALQSLLLPVTRIFDKVFGVRKNLTRMSFRRKTE
- a CDS encoding glycosyltransferase family 4 protein yields the protein MNIAVNTRILLPNKLEGVGWFTRETLQRITTQHAEHTFYFFFDRKPHEEFIFADNVKPVVLSPQARHPILFYIWFQWAVTYGLGRVKADLFLSPDGFLSLRTNVRSVSVIHDLNFEHRPQDVPFLMRKYYHRFFPAFAKKATRIATVSEFSKKDIQQCYGIPENLIDVVYNGANEIYRPINDEQIIETRKKYTGGKPYFLFIGALLPRKNLDRLLLAFDAFCKEVDSEVQLVIVGQKKWWSDEMEVAYQSMQYRQDVHFLGRKDPDELKLLLGASLAITYVPLFEGFGIPILEGMQCGVPVICSSTSSMPEVAGDAALIVDPYSVDEITAAMKRLANDPALQKDLAAKGRERSKMFSWQQTSEKLWTCMEKAMTP